GCCGGACGAACTTCCCCGAATCGTTGATCCTCCCTCCGGGTACCTCGTAAGCGCCAACCACCGTATGACGGACGAGACCTATCCCTACGTCATCGGCCACGCGTATGCGAGCGGGTACCGTGCCTTTCGAATTACGGAACGACTGCGCTCCATGGAGCGGATTCGAGAGCAGGACCTGCTGGCGCTCCAATTGGATACGACGACCCAGGTCTACGACTTCTATCGCGACCTGTTGCGAGGCCTGCTCACCGATGACGTCATCGCCCGCCGCCCCGAGCTGGCGGACGCACGCCAGGCCGTCGAGACGTGGGATGGACGGGCCGACAAGGACAGTCGAGGATTCGCGTTGATGGTACTGTTTCGCCGAAATCTAAGTGCCTCCGTCTTCGCTCCGTTCCTCCAAGGCTGCCGAGAGAAAGACGCCGGTTTCGTGTTTGACGGCGATCTCAATACGCCGCTCAGGAGTCTGCTGATCGAGCAGGCTCTCCCCACGTTGCCCGACCCCGTGACGTTCACGGATTGGCCGTCGTTCCTCCTTCATCAATTGGCTGAGACCGTCGCGGCCCTCAAGACCGACTACGGGATCTCGCGCATCGACGAGCTGGCGTGGGGCACGGCGAATCGAGTGCGCATGGCCCATCCGCTGAGTGAGGCTCTTCCGATCGTGGGACGATGGTTGGACATGGGGGATGATGCCGCTTCCGGCTGCGGACCCTGTGTGCGTGTGCAGAGCGGGAGCTTGACGGCCAGTGAACGGATGGTGGTCTCACCGGCGCACCATGCGGACGCGTTGTTTCATATGCCGGGCGGCCAGTCCGGGCATCCGCTCTCATCGCACTACCGCGATCAGCAACGCAACTGGAGTCAGGGCCTCCCGACCTCGTTGCTGGCCGGAAAACCGATTCAGACACTGAAGTTTTCGCCGGAGAGTCGTGCCACTCGATTGTAAAGTCGCAGCTCACTCACAACACACAGGAGGCGTCATGGGACAGGACGAACAGGAAGACACAACGATCTACAAGGTGGTGGTCAATCATGAGGAGCAATACTCCATTTGGCCTTCCTATCGCGATAACCCGCTGGGCTGGAAGGATGCGGGCAAGACCGGCCTGAAAGACGAATGTCTGGCCTATATCAAGGAAGTCTGGACGGATATGCGGCCGCTGAGTCTGCGCAAGTGGATGGCGGAGCAGGCTGAGCAGACTGAGCAGACGGAAAACCAGGCGGCGCCATGCTGACCACGACCGATCGCCGCCCGTGGTTGGTGACGTGCCGCCCGGGGACCGGTCTTCGCCTGATCGGCTTTCCCTATGCCGGAGGCGGCCCATCCCTGTTCCGTTCGTGGCCGTCCGACCTGTTGCAGGACATCGAGCTATGCGCGGTGCACCTGCCGGGCCGGGAGGCCAGGATGAAGGAGGAGCCGATCGGGGACCTGCATCGCGCGGTCGGGGAGTTGGTCGAGGCGATCGAGCCGGTCTGCCACAGACCCGTGGCCCTGTTCGGCCACAGTATCGGCGGATTACTCGCCTTTGAATGCGCCCGCGAGTTGCGCCGCCGCTTCGACATCACTCCCGTCCATCTGTTCGTGTCTGGCTGTCCTGCTCCGCAGCTGCGCGACCACGACCGGCTCTTCGATCTTCCCGACGAGGAGTTTCTG
This DNA window, taken from Nitrospira defluvii, encodes the following:
- a CDS encoding MbtH family protein gives rise to the protein MGQDEQEDTTIYKVVVNHEEQYSIWPSYRDNPLGWKDAGKTGLKDECLAYIKEVWTDMRPLSLRKWMAEQAEQTEQTENQAAPC
- a CDS encoding thioesterase II family protein — translated: MLTTTDRRPWLVTCRPGTGLRLIGFPYAGGGPSLFRSWPSDLLQDIELCAVHLPGREARMKEEPIGDLHRAVGELVEAIEPVCHRPVALFGHSIGGLLAFECARELRRRFDITPVHLFVSGCPAPQLRDHDRLFDLPDEEFLERMRRFNGTPREILEHAELMELMLPTLRADFSLRDTYVHHEAPPLSCPITAFGGMADDAVGAAKLEPWREHTADGFQLWLFQGDHFFIRTAQSVVAETVTFILQPYMQTRR